A stretch of Physeter macrocephalus isolate SW-GA chromosome 8, ASM283717v5, whole genome shotgun sequence DNA encodes these proteins:
- the ATP5PO gene encoding ATP synthase subunit O, mitochondrial, producing the protein MAATAASLLSLQVRCFSTSVVRPFAKLVRPPVQVYGIEGRYATALYSAASKQNKLEQVEKELLRVAHILKEPRMAASILNPCVKRSIKMKSLNDMTAKEKFSPLTSNLISLLAENGRLNNTTGVISAFSTMMSVHRGEVPCTVATASPLDEATLTELKTVLKSFLSKGQVLKLEVKTDPSIMGGMIVRIGEKYVDMSAKTKIQKLSKAMREIF; encoded by the exons ATGGCGGCGACTGCAGCGTCCCTGCTCTCCCTGCAG gtgCGATGCTTCAGTACATCTGTGGTCAGGCCGTTTGCCAAGCTTGTGAGG ccacctGTTCAGGTATATGGTATCGAAGGTCGCTATGCCACTGCTCTTTATTCTGCTGCATCTAAACAGAATAAACTGGAACAAGTAGAAAAGGAATTGTTGAGAGTAGCA CACATCTTGAAGGAACCCAGAATGGCTGCTTCTATTTTGAATCCCTGTGTAAAGCGttccattaaaatgaaaagccTGAATGACATGACAGCAAAAGAGAAGTTTTCTCCCCTCACGTCCAACCTGATCA GTTTGCTTGCTGAAAATGGTCGCTTGAACAATACCACTGGGGTCATTTCTGCCTTTTCCACCATGATGAGTGTCCACCGGGGAGAAGTGCCTTGCACGGTTGCCACCGCATCT CCTTTAGATGAAGCCACTCTTACCGAATTAAAAACAGTCCTCAAGAGCTTCCTAAGTAAAGGCCAAGTATTGAAGTTGGAAGTTAAG ACTGATCCATCAATCATGGGTGGAATGATTGTCCGTATTGGAGAGAAATATGTTGATATGTCTGCAAAAACCAAGATTCAGAAGCTGAGCAAAGCGATGCGGGAGATTTTCTGA